The following proteins are co-located in the Cryptosporidium parvum Iowa II chromosome 6, whole genome shotgun sequence genome:
- a CDS encoding hypothetical protein (putative membrane protein involved in ER to golgi transport, with 4 transmembrane domains and signal peptide) yields the protein NCRKNQLKMMLAKITTESAKNVIYKAQQKVQDTTETLNPQKILTFLLCMGTSILFLSLSFMFLPIIVVSPHKFAILFTFGSFFFMASFAVLKGLGGFFKYMVEKERLPFSFVYISSLSLTLYATLFLKSYLLTLLFSLVQIIALVSFLITNFPGGYSALNYVSNNLFSGLASKLSFSSGKNTPLPI from the coding sequence AATTGTAGAAAGAATCAACTAAAAATGATGCTAGCAAAGATAACAACAGAATCAGCAAAAAATGTTATTTATAAGGCTCAACAGAAAGTTCAAGATACTACAGAAACATTGAATccacaaaaaatattaacattTCTATTATGTATGGGAacatcaatattatttttatctttatcaTTTATGTTCTTACCAATAATTGTGGTCTCGCCTCATAAATTTGCGATTTTATTTACATTTGGttcatttttctttatgGCAAGTTTTGCAGTATTAAAAGGACTTGGtggattttttaaatatatggtagaaaaagaaagattaCCTTTTTCATTTGTTTATATTTCAAGCCTATCATTAACATTATATGCAACATTATTCTTAAAGAGTTACttattaacattattattctcaTTGGTACAAATTATTGCATTAGTTTCATTCTTAATAACAAATTTCCCAGGTGGATACAGTGCATTGAATTATGTAAGTAACAATCTATTTTCAGGATTGGCAAGCAAgttatcattttcatctGGTAAAAATACTCCATTAcctatttaa
- a CDS encoding hypothetical protein (with possible conservation in plasmodium), which translates to MDKVSKFGYLQINQDELNKFEKEEKLDINQDLLIESQFIYFNSTNEGDTLIYNKLNNSLLRINSNEMFEYQLPKLYELEFSCKPSHLIMYINTREETNNYIVFLAYIQQDDNVKNTRSNHKLLVLRKINLEKQIDNNYKWNEVDYIETKIHIENNQILRGVIWWEDSSNQSSSICNEQYYPSILMITNSKLILFSLKEHGIHPIWQIHENNLQFWYNMEFQSILLQTGSNILTPYINIGMNQQQKPIKLQPLELILNAEIRQQDIFLLNIYQNLYCVHVDSSNKRISLRDLFNHESSDLVLDIGEDFQEFTLLVIDNVIVVINLHGKKVFGLFDIKLVKNNNKNFSKSINSNSDQDKKLETDNNIGHFYMVPTLFNDELNDNTIICLYDNNKNDMYMKSLKKIKNQHLNNYHILLVNSSCNIVIKLDINKIQYSRLNFCDELLIENILSIEKMDILPFISNRNILWDSILLEKLKSLVNQEINNNDNDNDSNDISAKPCPKVFTILMEIIKIKVDMKLKINQEYYNILLILIFHTKRESLLQYVLQYHIFEDSNKILRELYKLYLFNRNKDELPSTKTNQEGHVRFNSKVLDENGINQASKYFKLKNISWLEQICMDTAHRMNNIKILINILIHRKEYRRAIKILRDKSEQKVIININNKEISIKMIILTLSKNNQACKYPIYNILYKLGNDIKSQEGDPNLFKDVIKEIQNWINEYFDQVKSINDLISNNRSIDSNDIVEKYNFSIIGRPNINKCNIWLPELINLKDLNGNDELMNIKYTGNNNNHDINDDFEKNGISESESESDSDLKSSLKNSNCSTFESIYISATESNETFIVTNSDDKKNDDNNYNNNSCSSNSISYCGNENLIKNNNNGKSPLLHHEPGFISLSSIYINNSSDSSYSSDTSSSFNSYE; encoded by the coding sequence atggATAAAGTATCGAAATTTGGATATTTGCAAATTAATCAAGATGAGTTAAACAAgtttgaaaaagaagaaaaactTGATATTAATCAAGATTTACTAATTGAATcacaatttatttattttaattcaacaaatGAAGGAGATACacttatatataataaattaaataatagtttATTAAGAATTAATTCCAATGAAATGTTTGAATATCAACTACCTAAATTATATGAATTAGAATTCTCATGCAAGCCTTCACATCTTATCATGTATATAAATACAAGAGaagaaacaaataattatattgtatttttaGCATATATTCAACAAGATGATAATGTTAAAAATACTAGAAGCAATCACAAATTATTAGTACTTAGGAAAATTAATCTGGAAAAacaaattgataataattataaatggAATGAAGTGGATTATATTGAGACTAAAATCcatatagaaaataatcaaattctaAGAGGAGTTATATGGTGGGAAGATTCATCAAATCaatcatcttcaatatGTAATGAACAATATTATCCTTCAATTCTAATGATTACCAAttctaaattaatattattttctttaaaagaaCATGGTATTCATCCAATATGGCAAATTCATGAAAATAATCTTCAATTTTGGTATAATATGGAATTTCAGTCAATTTTATTACAAACTGGATCAAATATACTCACAccttatattaatattggtaTGAATCAACAACAAAAACCTATTAAACTTCAACCTTTAGAACTTATTTTAAATGCTGAAATTAGACAACAAGATATATTTctcttaaatatttatcaaaatctttattGTGTTCATGTTGATTCTAGCAATAAAAGAATATCACTTAGAGATTTATTTAATCATGAATCTTCTGATCTTGTTTTAGATATTGGAGAAgattttcaagaatttaCATTACTGGTTATTGATAACGTAATTGTCGTAATAAATCTTCATGgaaaaaaagtatttggtctttttgatattaaacttgttaaaaataataacaagaatttttcaaaaagtattaattcaaattctgaCCAAGATAAAAAACTTGAAactgataataatataggTCATTTTTATATGGTACCaacattatttaatgatgaattgaatgataatacaataatttgtttatatgataataataaaaatgatatgTATATgaaatctttaaaaaagataaaaaacCAACATTTGAACAATTATCATATACTTCTTGTTAATTCATCTTGTAATATAGTAATAAAGTTGGATATTAACAAGATTCAATATTCAAGACTGAATTTTTGCGAcgaattattaattgaaaacaTATTAAGTATTGAAAAGATGGATATATTGCcatttatttccaatagaaatattttatggGATAGTATACTTTTAGAAAAGTTAAAATCACTTGTTAATCAagaaattaacaataatgataatgataatgatagTAATGATATTTCAGCGAAACCTTGTCCAAAAGTCTTTACAATATTGatggaaataattaaaattaaagttgatatgaaattgaaaatcaaccaagaatattataatattcttcttatattaatttttcataCAAAAAGAGAATCACTTTTACAATACGTATTGCAATACCatatatttgaagattCTAATAAGATCTTGAGGGAGCTTTATAAATTATACttatttaatagaaataaagatgaattaCCATCAACCAAAACAAACCAAGAAGGACATGTTAGATTTAATAGCAAAGTTTTGGATGAAAATGGTATTAATCAAGcttcaaaatatttcaaattaaagaatatatcTTGGTTGGAACAAATTTGTATGGATACTGCTCATAGaatgaataatatcaagatcttgattaatattctGATTCatagaaaagaatatagAAGAGccattaaaatattaagagaTAAATCTGAACagaaagttattattaatattaataataaagaaatatccataaaaatgattattttaacattgtcaaaaaataatcaagcTTGTAAATATccaatttataatatattatacaAATTAGGTAATGATATAAAATCTCAAGAAGGCGATCCAAATCTTTTTAAAGACGTTATTAAAGAGATCCAGAATTGgattaatgaatattttgatcaaGTAAAGtcaattaatgatttaatttcaaataatagaaGTATTGACTCGAACGATATAGTTgagaaatataatttttccaTAATTGGAAGaccaaatattaataaatgcaATATTTGGCTTccagaattaataaacttgAAAGACTTGAATGgaaatgatgaattaatgaatattaaatatactggaaataataataatcatgatattaatgatgattttgaaaaaaatggaatttCTGAATCTGAATCTGAATCTGATTCTGATTTGAAAAGTTCATTAAAGAATTCGAATTGCTCAACATTTGAGtcaatatatatttcagCAACTGAATCAAATGAAACTTTTATTGTTACTAATTCAgatgataaaaaaaatgacgataataattataacaACAACAGTTGTAGTAGCAATAGTATTAGTTATTGTGgtaatgaaaatttaataaaaaacaataaCAATGGAAAATCCCCACTATTGCATCATGAGCCAGGATTCATATCACTTTCCAGTATATATATCAACAATTCATCAGATTCTTCTTACTCTTCTGATACATCTTCTAGCTTTAATAGTtatgaataa
- a CDS encoding casein kinase II, alpha subunit: protein MSNNSNSANKWPLPRLYSDVNIYKPREYWDYESFQIEYSNPNNYEIIKKVGRGKYSEVFEGINVITNEKVIIKVLRPVKRKKIKREIKILYNLHGGPNIVKLLDIIKDPSSGTISLVFECLDNVDFKSLFPTFNDNDIRFYIYQILKALDFCHSQGIMHRDVKPHNVIIDPKKKELRLIDWGLAEFYHPRQDYNVRVASRYYKGPELLIDFQYYDYSLDIWSLGCVLAGLIFKRDPFFCGVDNNDQLVKIARVLGTDGLFEYLAKYKKQLEPYFDDLLGRHTRKPWSKFINAENQHLVNPVVLDLLDKMLVYDHAERILPREALAHPYFEKIHQEEQKGSS from the coding sequence atgagtaaCAATAGTAATTCAGCTAATAAATGGCCACTTCCAAGATTATATTCAGAtgttaatatatataaaccTCGTGAATATTGGGATTATGAAAGCTTTCAAATTGAATATAGTAACCCAAATAActatgaaataattaaaaaagtaGGTAGAGGAAAATACAGTGAAGTATTTGAAGGAATTAATGTGATTACAAATGAGAAGgtaataattaaagtaCTTAGACCGgttaaaagaaagaaaattaagcgtgaaataaaaatattatataatttacaTGGTGGTCCAAATATTGTAAAATTGTTGGACATAATAAAAGATCCAAGCAGTGGTACAATAAGTCTTGTATTTGAATGCCTTGATAATGTTGATTTTAAAAGCTTATTTCCAAcatttaatgataatgatataagattttatatatatcaaaTTCTAAAAGCATTAGATTTTTGTCATTCACAAGGTATTATGCACCGTGATGTTAAACCACATAATGTAATTATTGAtccaaaaaagaaagaattaagATTAATTGATTGGGGTTTAGCAGAATTTTATCATCCTAGACAAGATTATAACGTAAGAGTTGCTAGCAGATACTATAAAGGACCAGAATTACTTAttgattttcaatattatgaTTACTCTTTGGATATCTGGAGTTTAGGATGCGTTTTAGCtggattaatttttaagaGGGACCCATTCTTTTGTGGAGTTGATAACAATGATCAACTTGTTAAAATTGCTAGGGTTTTAGGTACTGATggtttatttgaatatcttgctaaatataaaaaacaATTGGAACCttattttgatgatttacTTGGCAGACATACTAGAAAACCATGGAGCAAATTTATCAATGCTGAAAATCAACATCTTGTTAATCCTGTTGTTTTAGATTTACTTGATAAAATGCTAGTTTATGATCATGCTGAGAGAATTCTTCCAAGAGAAGCTTTGGCTCATCCTtactttgaaaaaattcatCAGGAAGAGCAGAAAGGATCatcttaa